The window GAAGAGCCAGATGGAAAAAGCCAAGAAGCTGGCCATGGCCTATCAGATCACTGGCGTGCCGGTGCTGGTGGTGAATGGCAAGTACCGCTTCGACATCGGCTCCGCCGGCGGCCCGGAACAGGCCCTGGACGTCGCCGACCAGCTGATCGCCAAAGAGCGCGCGGCCCAGTAAGGAGCCATGACCATGCTGCGTCGCTGGGGCAATGAGCGCACGGTTGGCCTGCGGCGTCCGCAGCTCAACCGCCGCTGCCCGGAGCGCGACGGCTTGCCCGCCGACGGGCGTCTGCGGCTGCTCAGCTTCAATATTCAGGTCGGTAACAGCACCGAGCGCTTTCACCACTACCTGACCCGCGGCTGGCAGCACCTGCTGCCGCACCAAGGTCGCGCTGGCAATCTGCAGCGCATCGGCGCCCTGCTCGGCGACTACGATCTGGTCGCCCTGCAGGAGGTCGACGGCGGCAGCCTGCGCTCCGGCTACGTCAATCAGGTCGAGCACCTGGCCCAGCTCGGCGCCTTTCCCTACTGGTACCAGCAGCTCAATCGCAACCTCGGCCATCTGGCCCAGCACAGCAACGGCGTGCTCAGCCGCCTGCAGCCGTCTTTGCTGGAAGACCACCCGCTGCCCGGCCCGCCCGGGCGCGGGGCGATCCTGCTGCGCTTCGGCGAGGGCGCCGAGGCGCTGGCGGTGGTGATGATGCACCTGTCGCTCGGCCCGCGTACCCGCACCCGCCAGCTCGCCTATATCCGCGAGCTGATCGGCGGCTATCGTCATCAGGTGCTGATGGGCGACATGAACACCCATGCCAGCGACCTGCTGGAGAACTCGCCGCTGCGCGATCTCGGCCTGCTGGCGCCGCAAGTCGAGGCGACCTTCCCCAGTT is drawn from Pseudomonas cavernae and contains these coding sequences:
- a CDS encoding endonuclease/exonuclease/phosphatase family protein, with translation MLRRWGNERTVGLRRPQLNRRCPERDGLPADGRLRLLSFNIQVGNSTERFHHYLTRGWQHLLPHQGRAGNLQRIGALLGDYDLVALQEVDGGSLRSGYVNQVEHLAQLGAFPYWYQQLNRNLGHLAQHSNGVLSRLQPSLLEDHPLPGPPGRGAILLRFGEGAEALAVVMMHLSLGPRTRTRQLAYIRELIGGYRHQVLMGDMNTHASDLLENSPLRDLGLLAPQVEATFPSWRPQRCLDHILLSPSLTLERVQVLTQTISDHLPVAVEIRLPESLAGDTLPMLL